In Phlebotomus papatasi isolate M1 chromosome 1, Ppap_2.1, whole genome shotgun sequence, the following proteins share a genomic window:
- the LOC129798744 gene encoding methionine--tRNA ligase, mitochondrial, protein MILRKFSSIPAKPFFVTTPIFYVNAAPHIGHLYSAVIADAIFRFENLLRPNPANIFTTGTDEHGTKIQQAAAQKSVPVEEYCRTVSEGYRSLFADMGVKHTDFIRTSEVRHFSVVERFWSELKKRDLLYTENYSGWYCISDETFLTESQLKEDGKGGKISLESGHPAEWTEELNYMFRLGKFQEEVVRWASREGSVRPKKFQKILLDSLEEPLPDISVSRPASRVHWAIPVPGDPSQTIYVWLDALVNYLTCSGYPENAAWPPDVQVIGKDILKFHGIYWPAFLIANDLEPPKSLFVHSHWTVDGQKMSKSRRNVVDPTERASLYTSEGLRYFLLREGVAHSDGNYSDVKVFRFLNAELADTLGNLLSRCCAKSLNPQQIWPEFDPEVFRELFEVDATKRLIELLEMLPQKSFSHFQEGSFHLVVDSVMSSLHAGNNFFETMKPWELKKGSEAQKKRLEGILCLTMEALRICAIILQPIIPKMTTQLLDKLFINPGQRQWQNCERFLWKSSPRAKANLSNGSSVLFKRLQQEKSQKIAQG, encoded by the exons ATGATCTTGAGAAAATTCTCATCCATTCCCGCCAAGCCCTTCTTCGTGACAACACCTATTTTCTACGTAAATGCAG CTCCTCACATTGGGCATCTCTACTCAGCTGTGATTGCTGATGCAATCTTCCGCTTTGAGAATCTCCTGAGGCCCAATCCTGCCAATATCTTCACAACAGGAACGGATGAGCATGGAACCAAGATTCAGCAGGCTGCTGCTCAGAAATCCGTTCCTGTTGAGGAATATTGCAGGACAGTCTCAGAGGGATACAGGAGTCTGTTTGCAGACATGGGAGTAAAGCACACAGACTTCATAAGGACGTCAGAAGTCAGGCATTTTTCGGTCGTTGAGAGATTCTGGTCAGAGCTCAAGAAGCGAGACTTGCTCTACACTGAGAATTACTCAGGATGGTACTGCATCTCAGATGAGACCTTCCTGACAGAGAGTCAGCTTAAGGAGGACGGTAAGGGAGGGAAAATTTCTCTGGAGTCTGGGCATCCTGCCGAGTGGACAGAGGAGTTGAACTATATGTTCAGACTGGGAAAGTTTCAGGAAGAAGTGGTGCGGTGGGCTTCCAGAGAGGGTTCTGTACGTCCGAAGAAATTCCAAAAGATCCTTTTGGACTCCTTGGAAGAGCCCCTGCCAGATATTTCTGTCTCTAGACCGGCTTCTCGGGTCCATTGGGCGATTCCCGTTCCTGGAGATCCTTCTCAAACGATATACGTCTGGTTGGATGCTCTTGTGAACTACCTGACTTGTTCTGGTTATCCGGAAAATGCGGCATGGCCTCCGGATGTCCAAGTGATTGGGAAAGACATCCTAAAGTTCCATGGGATCTACTGGCCAGCGTTTCTAATAGCAAATGACTTGGAACCTCCCAAGAGTCTCTTTGTTCACTCCCACTGGACTGTAGATGGGCAGAAAATGTCCAAGAGCAGGAGGAATGTTGTAGATCCGACAGAGAGGGCTTCTTTGTACACTTCCGAGGGACTTAGGTACTTCCTGCTGAGAGAAGGAGTCGCTCACAGTGATGGAA ACTACAGCGATGTAAAGGTCTTCCGGTTCCTAAATGCCGAACTGGCAGACACTCTGGGGAATCTCCTGTCCAGATGCTGCGCCAAATCTCTCAATCCCCAGCAGATATGGCCAGAATTCGATCCTGAAGTCTTCAGAGAACTCTTCGAGGTTGACGCTACAAAGAGGCTGATTGAGTTACTTGAGATGCTCCCCCAGAAATCCTTCTCACACTTCCAGGAGGGTAGTTTCCACCTGGTTGTGGATTCTGTGATGAGTAGTCTTCATGCTGGAAACAATTTCTTCGAGACAATGAAACCCTGGGAGCTGAAAAAGGGTTCAGAAGCCCAAAAGAAACGTCTCGAAGGGATTCTCTGCTTAACAATGGAAGCTCTGAGGATTTGTGCGATCATCCTCCAGCCAATCATCCCCAAGATGACAACTCAACTTCTGGACAAGCTTTTTATCAATCCTGGCCAAAGGCAGTGGCAGAACTGTGAGAGATTCCTCTGGAAAAGCTCCCCAAGAGCCAAAGCAAACCTCTCAAACGGTTCTTCTGTTCTATTCAAAAGACTTCAGCAAGAAAAAAGCCAGAAAATTGctcaaggatga